GGTGCCATTGGCGTTCTCCGGCAGGGAGCGCACATCGAGCAGCATCTGCCCGGCATGGACCTGGTCCAGGTCTTCCAGTTCCCAGAGTTCGACATCGCCCCGCAGCACGTTGGAGGCCACAAAGCCGGCCATGTTGATGGCGTCCTTGGCACTGCCGAAGGGGGGCGCATAGGTCAGCTCCATGTCCTCCAGGTCGTAGACGCTGAGACCCGCGCGCTGGGCGACGGCCAGGACATCCAGGCGCTTGTCGATCCCATCGGCACCCACAGCCTGGGCTCCGAGGATCTTCCCCTCCGGGGAGAAGAGCAGCTTCAGGGACATGGCCTGGGCACCGGGATAGTAAGTGGCGTGCTGGGGGGGGTGGAGGTAGACCTTGCGATAAGGGATGGCCTTCTGCCCGAGGGCCTTTTCAGTGAGCCCCACCATGCCGAAAGCGAGGCTGAAGACCTTGCAGATGGCGGTGCCCTGGGTGGCCTTGTAGCGACTGTCCCGGCCCAGGATGACCTCGGCGGCGATGCGGCCCTGGCGGTTGGCGGGGCCTGCCAGGGGAATCAGGGCGGGATCGCCGCTCACGAACTCCCGCACCTCCACGGCATCACCCACGGCAAAGATGGAGGGGTCGCTGCTGCGCATCTGGTCATCCACCTGGATGCCGCCACTGCGGCCAAGGGTCAACCCCGCCTCCCGGGCCAGGCTGGTCTCCGGCCGCACGCCGACCGACAGGATGGCCAAGTCACAGGCCAGCCGCTCCCCATCTTCCAACAGAGCCACCAGATGGCCACCCTGGGACTCGAAGCCCTTCACAGACACCCCCAGGCGCAGGTCGACGCCGTTCCGGGCCAGCTCCTCATGAAGGGGATAGATCATGTCCGCATCGGCCAGTCCCATAACGTGAGGGAGCCGCTCCACGAGGCAGACCTCCAGCCCCCGGTGCCGGAGGGACTCCGCCACCTCCAGGCCGATGTAGCCAGCGCCCACGACCAGGACCCTCCCTGTGTGGCGGACCTTGAGCCCCTCCATGATGGCGTCCATGTCCTCGATGTTCCGCAGGGTCCGGACCCTGGGGTCCTCCACTCCGGGGAGGGGCGGCAGGATGGGGGCGGCGCCGGGGCTCAGCACCAGGGCGTCATAGGGCTGCTCATAGGTCTCGCCGGTGGCCAGGTTCCTTGCCCGGATGCGCTTGGTGGCCCGGTCGATGGAGAGGACCTCGGTCTGCACCCGGACATCCAGGGCGAAGCGGGCCCGCAGGCTCTCGGGGGTCTGCACCAGGAGGCGCTCCCGCTCCGGGATCACCCCACCGATGTGGTAGGGCAGGCCGCAATTGGCGAAGGAGACATAGGGCCCCCGCTCGAAGAGGATGATCTCGGCATCCTCGGAGAGCCGACGCGCCCTTGCCGCGGCACTGGCACCTCCTGCAACCCCTCCGACGATGACGATCCGCAGCGCTGAACCCATGTCTCCTCCTGAGCCTTGGCTCATTATGATACATAACTATTGGGCTATATTGTCAACTGGATTCCCATCTTCCAGTCCGGCCGCCTGGGAATCGGGCAGAGGTGCCCTGGCCCCAGGGGCACCCACTTCCCATCGGCAGGAAGGGCCCTGGGGTCCAGGAACGGATGAGGAAAGCGCCCGGCCCCAAGCTGGGACCGGGCGCTTCCGGCGGGCGGGATCAGGTCCCGGTGCTACATGTCCTCGCCATCGACCTCGGAGAGGCCCTGGAGCTCCTCGACGTGCTGGGCCATGCGGCTGTACTCGTCGTCGAAGTCGTCGGCATTCATCATGTCGGTATCGACCGGCTCGGGGTACTGCCCCTCCTCGATCTGCAGATTCCGGTAGATGGGCATGCCCGTGCCGGCAGGGATCAGGCGTCCCAGGATCACGTTCTCCTTCAGGCCGCGCAGGTAATCCACGCGTCCCTCGAGGGCGGCCTCGGTGAGCACCCGGGTCGTCTCCTGGAAGGAGGCGGCCGAGATGAAGCTCTCGGAGGTTAGGGCGGCCTTGGTGATGCCCAGGAGCTGAGGCTCGCAGGTGGCGGGAGCACCGCCATCGGCCAGCACACGCTCGTTGATCTCCTTGAAGCGGTGCTTGTCCACCTTCTCCTCGACGATCAGCGGGGTGTCGCCCACATCAGTGATCATGACCCAGCGCATCATCTGACGGATGATCGTCTCGATGTGCTTGTCGTTGATGGTCACACCCTGGGCGCGGTAGACCTCCTGGACCTCGTTGACGAGGAAGGCCTGGAGGGCCTTCTCACCCTGGACCTTGAGCAGATCGTGGGGAGAGACGGCACCCTCGGTGATCTTCTCACCGGCCTGGATCTCGTCGCCGTCCTGCACCTGGATGTGCTTGCCGCGGGGGATCAGGTACTCGCCCTTCTCACCGTCGACGGCCTCCACGATCACCTTCTGCTGGCCGCGGACACGGTTGCCATACTTCACCACACCGGAGATCTCCGCAATGATGGCGGGATCCTTGGGCTTGCGGCCCTCGAAGAGCTCGGTCACGCGGGGCAGACCGCCCGTGATGTCCGAGGTCTTGGCCTGCTGGCGGGGGGTCTTGGCCAGCACATCGCCGGGCAGCAGCTCCTGGCCATCCTCCACTTCGACATAGGCGCCGGTGGGGATGTTGTAGCGCTGGAGCACCTTGTGGTTGTCACCCTTGACGTTGATGTGGGGGTGCAGCTTGTCGTCGGTGGGATCGATGATGCGCTTGCGGAAGCGACCGGTGATCTGGTCCTTCTCTTCCTGGTAGCTGGCGTTGAGTTCGAACTCCTTGAAGTCGGCCAGACCGGGCTTCTCGTTGATCAGGTAGTCGTTGTAGGGGTCCCACTCGGCCAGGACGGTCTTGGGCTCCACCTCCTCGCCATCCTTCACGCGGATGGTGGCGCCGGGGGCGACCTTGTAGCGCTCACGCTCGTTGCCGTCCTTGTCCACCACGAGGATGAAGCCGGAGCGGCTGAGGGCGCGGACATCCCCGCTGCGGTCCTCCACGGACTTGATGCCATCCAGCTTCACGACGCCCTTGATCTGGGCCTCATGGGTGGACTTCTCCGTGGTGCGGCTGGCGGCACCACCCACGTGGAAGGTGCGCATGGTCAGCTGGGTGCCGGGCTCGCCGATGGACTGGGCGGCGATCACGCCCACAGCCTCGCCCAGATCCACCATCTTGCCGGTGGAGAGGTTAAGGCCGTAGCAGCGGGCGCAGCAGCCGCGACGGGCCTCGCAGGTGAGGACCGAGCGGATGCGGACCGAGGTGACGCCGGAGGTCTCGATGGCGAAGGAGAGCTCCTCGGTGAGCAGGGTGCCTGCCGGGGCGATGATGTCGCGGGAGTAGGGATCCACGATGTCATCAAGGCAGACGCGGCCCATGATGCGGTCGCGCAGGCGGGCCCGGATGGTGCCGTCGGTGTTGACGATGGCCGCCACGGTGATGCCGTCCAGGGTGTTGCAGTCGTCCTCGTTGATGATCACGTCCTGGGCCACGTCCACCAGCTTGCGGGTGAGGTAGCCGGAGTCGGCGGTCTTGAGGGCGGTGTCAGCCAGACCCTTACGGGCGCCGTGCGTAGAGATGAAGTACTCCAGCACGCTCAGGCCTTCCTTGAAGTTGGCCTTGATGGGAGCCTCGATGATGTCACCGGAGGGCTTGGCCATCAGACCGCGCATGCCGGCCACCTGACGGATCTGGGTCTTGGAACCACGGGCGCCGGAGTCGGCCATGATGTAGACGGAGTTGAGGAAGCGGTCGGAATCGTTCCGGCGCTCCAGCTCCTTCATCATGTCCGTGGCGACGTCCTCGGAGGCCTTGCCCCACACCTCGAGGATGCGGTTGTAGCGGGTGGCGGCATCCAGCTTGCCCTCGTGGTAATACTCATGCTCGATGGCGCGGACCTCTTCGTTGGCCTTGCGGAGCAGCTCGGGCTTGGTGGCGGGCACCACCAGGTCGTCGATGCCCACGGACACGCCGGCCTTCATGGCCCACAGGAAGCCCATCTCCTTCATGGCATCCAGCAGGTGGATGGTCACCTCGGGGCCGTTGAGCTTGTAGGCGCGGTTGACCAGGGAGAGCAGGCCCTCCTTCTTGAGGAGACCGTTGATGAAGGGTACGGCCTCCGGCATGGCCCGGTTGAAGATCACACGGCCCACGGTGGTGGTGATGAGCTCGTCCTTGGCTTCCCGCGAGGGGCACTCGAAAACCTCCTGCTCGGAGTGCTTCTTGGGATCGAGCTTGTGCCACTCCTCGGTGTCCACCAGTTCGCCCGTATAACGGAGCTGGATGATGGCGTGGGTGTCCACCACCTTGGCCTCGTGGGCCGCCACCACCTCGTTGGCACTCCCGAAGACCATGCCCTCGCCGCGACGGCCAGGGCGCTTCTTGGTCAGGTAGTAGCCACCCAGCACGATGTCCTGGGAGGGCACCACGTTGGGCTTGCCGTTGGCCGGGTTGAGGATGTTCTGGGTGGACATCATCAGGACCCGGGCCTCGGTCTGGGCCATGGGGCTGAGGGGCACGTGCACGGCCATCTGGTCGCCGTCGAAGTCGGCGTTGAAGGCGGTGCAGACCAGGGGGTGCAGACGGATGGCCTTGCCTTCCACCAGCACAGGCTGGAAGGCCTGGATGCCGAGGCGGTGGAGGGTCGGGGCACGGTTCAGGAGGACGGGGTGGTTCTGGATGACCTCATCAAGGACGTCCCAGACCTCGGGCACCCCCTGCTCCACCATCTCCTTGGCCTGCCGGATGGTGGCGGCGTGGCCCTTGTGCTCGAGGCGGTTGAAGATGAAGGGCTTGAAGAGCTCCAGGGCCATCTTCTTCGGCAGGCCGCACTGGTGCAGCTTGAGGTCGGGGCCCACCACGATGACGGAACGGCCGGAATAGTCCACGCGCTTGCCCAGCAGGTTCTGACGGAAGCGCCCCTGCTTGCCCTTGAGGGCATCGGAAAGGGACTTGAGGGGGCGATTGGAAACGCCGCGCAGGAGGCGACCGCGCTTGCCGTTCTCGAAGAGGGCGTCCGCGGCCTCCTGGAGCATGCGCTTCTCGTTGCGCACGATCACTTCAGGAGCGCGGAGCTCCAGAAGCTTCTTCAGGCGGTTGTTGCGGTTGATGACACGGCGGTAGAGGTCGTTGAGGTCCGAGGTGGCGAAGCGACCGCCATCGAGGGGCACCAGAGGGCGCAGCTCGGGGGGCAGGACGGGGATGACATCCAGGATCATCCACTCGGGCTTGTTGCCGCTGCGCTTGAAGGCCTCGGTGACCTTGAGGCGCTTGGCCAGCTTGATCCGCTTCTGGGCGGAGCTCTCGTTCTTCATGAGGTAGCGGAGCTCGACGGCCAGGGCCTCGACATCCACGTGCTTGAGGAGCTCCTTGATGGCCTCGGCACCCATCATGGCGCGGAAGCGCTCGCCGTACTCGGCCTTGTACTCCCGGTACTTCTCCTCGGCGAGGATCTCGTGCTCCTTCAGGGTCGTGTCACCGGCGTCGATGACAGCGTAGGCCTCGAAATAGAGCACGCGCTCCAGGTCCTTGAGGGGGATGTCCAGAAGGTAGCCGATGCGGCTGGGGACGCCCTTGAAGAACCACACGTGGCTGACGGGGCTCGCCAGCTGGATGTGGCCCATGCGCTCGCGGCGCACAACCTTCTTGGTGACCTCGACGCCGCACTTGTCGCAAATGACGCCCTTGAACTTCTGGCGCTTGTACTTCCCGCAGAGGCACTCCCAGTCGTTCACGGGTCCGAAGATCCGGGCGCAGAAGAGACCATCGCGTTCGGGCTTGAGGCTGCGGTAGTTGATGGTCTCGGGCTTGGTGACTTCGCCCTTGGACCAAGAGCGGATCTTCTCAGGCGAGGCCAAGCTCACCTTGATGCATTCGTAGGCGTTGATGTTCTGCTGTTCGGGAAACATGAGAACTCTCTCCAAATCAGTTCACGGGGTTGCAGGGTGGAGGAACCGGAGGGGCCCCTCCCATCAAGCCTCGATGGAGAAGGCGGGCTCCTCCTGGTCCAGCTGGGGGTCCAGCTGCTCCCGGGTGAGCATCTCCACATCGATGCACAGAGCGTTCAGCTCCTTCTTGACCACGTTGAAGCTCTCGGGGAGTCCGGGATCCTTGATGGGCTCGCCCTTGATGATGGCCTGGTAGATCTGGGTGCGACCGTGCATGTCGTCGGACTTGTAGGTCAGCAGCTCCTGCAGGATGTGGGCAGCGCCATAGGCCTCCAGGGCCCAAACCTCCATCTCGCCGAAACGCTGGCCGCCGAACTGGGCCTTGCCGCCCAGGGGCTGCTGGGTGATCAGCGAGTAGGGCCCGATGCTGCGGGCGTGGATCTTGTTGTCCACGAGGTGGTGCAGCTTGAGCTGGTAGACGCAACCCACGTTGACGGGCTGCTCGAAGGGTTCGCCGGTCATGCCGTCGTAGAGCACCGACTTGCCATCCGGAATGGAGATCTCCTCCATGTCGCAGTTGACGGGGTCGTAACGCTTGACCTTCACATCGACGCCAGCACCGTGGGGAGCCTTCTCGTGGGCCTTCTTCAGCCACTCCTTGATGTCAGGAGCCTTGGCCCCATCGAAGACCGGGGTGGCGAAGTGGCAGCCCAGGACCTTGCCGACCCAGCCCAGGTGGCACTCGAGCACCTGGCCGATGTTCATACGGGAGGGCACGCCGAGGGGGTTCAGCACGATATCCACGGGGGAGCCGTCAGCCAGGTAGGGCATGTCCTCGATGGGGAGGATGCGGCTCACCACGCCCTTGTTGCCGTGGCGACCGGCCATCTTGTCACCGACCTGCAGCTTGCGCTTGACGGCGACGTAGACCTTGACGGTCTTGAGGACGCCGGGCATCAGCTCATCACCCTTGACGAGGCGGTCGACGCGCTCGTTCAGGATATCGCGCAGCACGCGGAGCTGGCTCTCGGTCTTGTCCAGGATGTCCAGGACCTGGGCCTCGATGCGCTCCTTGCCGGCGGCGACGGTCACCTGGCGGAAGCGGTTGTAGGGCACGGCCTCCAGCATGTTCTGGGTGAGCTTCTTGCCCTTGGGCAGCAGCTCCTTGCCCTTCTCATCGGTGAGGGTCTCGGCCAGCTCCTTGTTCTTGAGCAGAACGATGATCTTCTTCTTGGCCTCGGCGCGGATGATGCGTTCCTCGTCTCCGAGGTCCTTTTCCCACTTGGCGATCTGGTCGCGCTCGATCTGCTGGGTACGGAGGTCCTTCTCCTGGCCCTTGCGGGTGAAGACCTTCACATCGACCACGGTGCCCTCGATGCCGGGGCCCACGGTGAGGGAGGCGTCCTTCACATCGGAGGCCTTCTCGCCGAAGATGGCGCGCAGCAGCTTCTCCTCGGGGGAGAGGATGGTCTCGCCCTTGGGGGTGACCTTGCCCACGAGGATGTCGCCGTGGCGGACCGTGGCACCGATGCGGATGATGCCGGACTCGTCGAGGTTCTTGAGCATCTCCTCGCGCACCTGGGGAATGTCGCGGGTGATCTCCTCGGGGCCGAGCTTGGTGTCGCGGGCGTGGACTTCGAACTCCTCGATGTGGATGGTGGTGTAGAGGTCCTCCTTCACCACGCGCTCGGAGATCAGGATGGCGTCCTCGAAGTTGTAGCCGCGCCAGGGCATGTAGGCCACCACGAGGTTGCGGCCGAGGGCCAGCTCGCCGTGATCGCAGCAGGGGCCGTCCGCCAGGATCTGGCCGTGGGCGACGTACTCACCCTTCTTCACCAAGGGCACCTGATTGAGGCAGGTATTCTGGTTGGAACGGGAGTACTTAACCAGGGTGTAGATGTCCACACCGCTCTCGTCGGTATCGGTCTCGGGGTCGTCCTCGACCCGGACGACCACACGGTTGGCATCCACGGTCTCGACGATGCCAGAGCGACGGCAGACCACGCAGGCGCCGGAGTCCTTGGCCGCGTAGTATTCCATGCCAGTGCCCACGATGGGGGCCTCGGTGCGGATGAGAGGCACGGCCTGGCGCTGCATGTTGGCACCCATGAGGGCCCGGTTGGCATCGTCGTTCTCAAGGAAGGGGATGAGGGAGGCGGCCACGGACACGAGCTGCTTGGGGCTCACGTCCATGAGGGTGATCTTCTCGCGATCGACGGTCTGGTTCTCACCGGCGATGCGGGCCACCAGGGACTCGTCCACCAGCATGCCCTCGGCATCCACCTCGGCGTTGGCCTGGGCGATGGTGTGCTCGTCCTCTTCCCATGCAGAGAGGTAGAAGGCGTGCATCTCGAACTTGGCGGGACGCTGGCCGCTCTTCTCCAGCTTCTCGTTGGCGGCGATCAACTCGGCGAAGGG
The sequence above is drawn from the uncultured Holophaga sp. genome and encodes:
- a CDS encoding FAD-dependent oxidoreductase, translated to MGSALRIVIVGGVAGGASAAARARRLSEDAEIILFERGPYVSFANCGLPYHIGGVIPERERLLVQTPESLRARFALDVRVQTEVLSIDRATKRIRARNLATGETYEQPYDALVLSPGAAPILPPLPGVEDPRVRTLRNIEDMDAIMEGLKVRHTGRVLVVGAGYIGLEVAESLRHRGLEVCLVERLPHVMGLADADMIYPLHEELARNGVDLRLGVSVKGFESQGGHLVALLEDGERLACDLAILSVGVRPETSLAREAGLTLGRSGGIQVDDQMRSSDPSIFAVGDAVEVREFVSGDPALIPLAGPANRQGRIAAEVILGRDSRYKATQGTAICKVFSLAFGMVGLTEKALGQKAIPYRKVYLHPPQHATYYPGAQAMSLKLLFSPEGKILGAQAVGADGIDKRLDVLAVAQRAGLSVYDLEDMELTYAPPFGSAKDAINMAGFVASNVLRGDVELWELEDLDQVHAGQMLLDVRSLPENANGTIPGSICVPVDALRSRLDELPRDKELLVFCQVGLRGYVASRILSQHGFKVRNLAGGYRRYAIWKGTLVAPTCCGEMRDEAKG
- the rpoB gene encoding DNA-directed RNA polymerase subunit beta encodes the protein MSVQQNIYRQRHSFSKIRSMVPIPNLIDIQKRSYDEFLQMNLLHEERENRGLRSVFESMFPVHNAKNPDGSDASLEVEFVDYTVGHWACKCGKNEGLGHLRTTCKSCGHHIVADHPKDASVDCPKCGTRNKNEATICDVCNEPVGLHSKMSLEECVERSSTMAAPLKIRVRLNQFDKDDKGNRRFKQSQESEVYFGDIPTMTDRGTFIINGTERVIVSQLHRSPGAFFSIAPDKSLYSAQIIPYRGSWIEFELDTKGLFYARIDRKRKFLGATFMRALGLFDEELADNQSLLSHFYTPHAFHLKGADLFLPVSDKLLAGQKPVEDIKSKSGEVLHEKGKTLSRRHLENLAKAQVEHVPVDRSLLEGAILIQDVVNMNTGEVLLEANDTFVQTHLEMFLANNVDEFMVCFPDQDDTGKVFSETLAKDHTEDAEEAAKELFKKIRPGEPATLESSKKLLYSMFFDPQKYDLSKVGRHKMNAKLGLETDLDLRTLRTEDFIQTIHYLLRLKKYDTTRSDREGEVAPVRKDDIDHLGNRRVRSVGELLENCFRVGLVRVQRAIKEKFSMAQDPNSPLQAHDLINSKPVIAAMKEFFGSSQLSQFMDQTNPLSEITHKRRLSALGPGGLSRDRAGFEVRDVHTSHYGRICPIETPEGPNIGLISSLSCYARINEFGFIESPYLKVEAGRIIHFAKITSVGDLKLEDVTIVDPKTGAPLREDLREGLSSLYLQVVPFAELIAANEKLEKSGQRPAKFEMHAFYLSAWEEDEHTIAQANAEVDAEGMLVDESLVARIAGENQTVDREKITLMDVSPKQLVSVAASLIPFLENDDANRALMGANMQRQAVPLIRTEAPIVGTGMEYYAAKDSGACVVCRRSGIVETVDANRVVVRVEDDPETDTDESGVDIYTLVKYSRSNQNTCLNQVPLVKKGEYVAHGQILADGPCCDHGELALGRNLVVAYMPWRGYNFEDAILISERVVKEDLYTTIHIEEFEVHARDTKLGPEEITRDIPQVREEMLKNLDESGIIRIGATVRHGDILVGKVTPKGETILSPEEKLLRAIFGEKASDVKDASLTVGPGIEGTVVDVKVFTRKGQEKDLRTQQIERDQIAKWEKDLGDEERIIRAEAKKKIIVLLKNKELAETLTDEKGKELLPKGKKLTQNMLEAVPYNRFRQVTVAAGKERIEAQVLDILDKTESQLRVLRDILNERVDRLVKGDELMPGVLKTVKVYVAVKRKLQVGDKMAGRHGNKGVVSRILPIEDMPYLADGSPVDIVLNPLGVPSRMNIGQVLECHLGWVGKVLGCHFATPVFDGAKAPDIKEWLKKAHEKAPHGAGVDVKVKRYDPVNCDMEEISIPDGKSVLYDGMTGEPFEQPVNVGCVYQLKLHHLVDNKIHARSIGPYSLITQQPLGGKAQFGGQRFGEMEVWALEAYGAAHILQELLTYKSDDMHGRTQIYQAIIKGEPIKDPGLPESFNVVKKELNALCIDVEMLTREQLDPQLDQEEPAFSIEA
- the rpoC gene encoding DNA-directed RNA polymerase subunit beta', with the protein product MFPEQQNINAYECIKVSLASPEKIRSWSKGEVTKPETINYRSLKPERDGLFCARIFGPVNDWECLCGKYKRQKFKGVICDKCGVEVTKKVVRRERMGHIQLASPVSHVWFFKGVPSRIGYLLDIPLKDLERVLYFEAYAVIDAGDTTLKEHEILAEEKYREYKAEYGERFRAMMGAEAIKELLKHVDVEALAVELRYLMKNESSAQKRIKLAKRLKVTEAFKRSGNKPEWMILDVIPVLPPELRPLVPLDGGRFATSDLNDLYRRVINRNNRLKKLLELRAPEVIVRNEKRMLQEAADALFENGKRGRLLRGVSNRPLKSLSDALKGKQGRFRQNLLGKRVDYSGRSVIVVGPDLKLHQCGLPKKMALELFKPFIFNRLEHKGHAATIRQAKEMVEQGVPEVWDVLDEVIQNHPVLLNRAPTLHRLGIQAFQPVLVEGKAIRLHPLVCTAFNADFDGDQMAVHVPLSPMAQTEARVLMMSTQNILNPANGKPNVVPSQDIVLGGYYLTKKRPGRRGEGMVFGSANEVVAAHEAKVVDTHAIIQLRYTGELVDTEEWHKLDPKKHSEQEVFECPSREAKDELITTTVGRVIFNRAMPEAVPFINGLLKKEGLLSLVNRAYKLNGPEVTIHLLDAMKEMGFLWAMKAGVSVGIDDLVVPATKPELLRKANEEVRAIEHEYYHEGKLDAATRYNRILEVWGKASEDVATDMMKELERRNDSDRFLNSVYIMADSGARGSKTQIRQVAGMRGLMAKPSGDIIEAPIKANFKEGLSVLEYFISTHGARKGLADTALKTADSGYLTRKLVDVAQDVIINEDDCNTLDGITVAAIVNTDGTIRARLRDRIMGRVCLDDIVDPYSRDIIAPAGTLLTEELSFAIETSGVTSVRIRSVLTCEARRGCCARCYGLNLSTGKMVDLGEAVGVIAAQSIGEPGTQLTMRTFHVGGAASRTTEKSTHEAQIKGVVKLDGIKSVEDRSGDVRALSRSGFILVVDKDGNERERYKVAPGATIRVKDGEEVEPKTVLAEWDPYNDYLINEKPGLADFKEFELNASYQEEKDQITGRFRKRIIDPTDDKLHPHINVKGDNHKVLQRYNIPTGAYVEVEDGQELLPGDVLAKTPRQQAKTSDITGGLPRVTELFEGRKPKDPAIIAEISGVVKYGNRVRGQQKVIVEAVDGEKGEYLIPRGKHIQVQDGDEIQAGEKITEGAVSPHDLLKVQGEKALQAFLVNEVQEVYRAQGVTINDKHIETIIRQMMRWVMITDVGDTPLIVEEKVDKHRFKEINERVLADGGAPATCEPQLLGITKAALTSESFISAASFQETTRVLTEAALEGRVDYLRGLKENVILGRLIPAGTGMPIYRNLQIEEGQYPEPVDTDMMNADDFDDEYSRMAQHVEELQGLSEVDGEDM